In one Cellulomonas sp. JZ18 genomic region, the following are encoded:
- a CDS encoding cytidine deaminase translates to MTDLQVDWDALRAAARDMLARAYVPYSKFPVGVAALVDDGRVVTGCNVENASYGVTLCAECSLVSMLHVTGGGRLVAFTCVDGHGNVLAPCGRCRQLLFEHGGPDLLVETVRGVRPMSEVLPDAFGPVDLVERGSATGAAGEEQA, encoded by the coding sequence ATGACCGACCTCCAGGTCGACTGGGACGCGCTGCGCGCCGCCGCCCGCGACATGCTGGCACGGGCGTACGTGCCCTACTCGAAGTTCCCCGTGGGCGTCGCCGCGCTCGTGGACGACGGCCGCGTCGTGACGGGCTGCAACGTCGAGAACGCGTCGTACGGCGTCACGCTGTGCGCCGAGTGCAGCCTCGTGTCGATGCTGCACGTCACCGGCGGCGGCCGCCTGGTCGCGTTCACGTGCGTGGACGGGCACGGCAACGTGCTCGCGCCGTGCGGGCGCTGCCGACAGCTGCTGTTCGAGCACGGCGGGCCGGACCTGCTCGTCGAGACGGTCCGGGGCGTCCGGCCGATGAGCGAGGTGCTGCCCGACGCGTTCGGGCCGGTCGACCTCGTCGAGCGGGGGAGCGCGACGGGCGCCGCCGGGGAGGAGCAGGCGTGA
- a CDS encoding ABC transporter permease — translation MRALGIINIAIEGQLLAGAFLAVVVASTTGNPYAGLLAAPFAGALVGLGLALFAIRYRVDQIIVGVVLNVLVIGLTNYLFSTVLTNNPQELNSPPRLPNLPVPLLADIPVLGPVLFDHPLTVYLMYVGVATLQIMVFRSRWGLRMRAAGEHPKAADTVGIKVNPTRWRSTVLGSAVAGLGGAALVSAGLAFTKELTSGRGYIALAAMILGRWSPKGALAASLFFGLADALRRVLNNTGSPIPSELLAMLPYLATIFAVAGLVGRVRPPAAEGVPYPK, via the coding sequence GTGCGAGCGCTCGGGATCATCAACATCGCGATCGAGGGGCAGCTGCTCGCGGGGGCGTTCCTCGCGGTCGTCGTCGCGTCGACCACCGGCAACCCCTACGCGGGCCTGCTGGCCGCGCCGTTCGCGGGTGCGCTCGTGGGCCTGGGGCTCGCGCTGTTCGCCATCCGGTACCGCGTCGACCAGATCATCGTCGGCGTCGTCCTCAACGTGCTCGTCATCGGCCTCACGAACTACCTGTTCTCGACCGTCCTGACGAACAACCCGCAGGAGCTGAACTCCCCGCCGCGCCTGCCGAACCTGCCGGTGCCGCTGCTGGCCGACATCCCGGTGCTCGGTCCCGTGCTGTTCGACCACCCGCTGACCGTCTACCTCATGTACGTCGGCGTCGCGACGCTGCAGATCATGGTGTTCCGCTCCCGCTGGGGGCTGCGCATGCGGGCCGCGGGCGAGCACCCGAAGGCCGCGGACACCGTCGGCATCAAGGTCAACCCGACCCGCTGGCGCTCGACCGTGCTCGGCTCGGCCGTCGCCGGTCTCGGCGGTGCCGCGCTGGTCTCCGCCGGCCTCGCGTTCACCAAGGAGCTGACGTCGGGGCGCGGGTACATCGCGCTGGCCGCGATGATCCTCGGCCGGTGGAGCCCCAAGGGCGCGCTCGCGGCGTCCCTGTTCTTCGGGCTCGCCGACGCCCTGCGCCGCGTGCTCAACAACACCGGTTCGCCCATCCCCAGCGAGCTGCTCGCGATGCTGCCGTACCTGGCGACGATCTTCGCCGTCGCCGGTCTCGTCGGCCGCGTCCGCCCGCCGGCCGCCGAGGGCGTGCCCTACCCGAAGTGA
- a CDS encoding ABC transporter permease: protein MSATQAPPEQPATPAAPAPARQSAHGYLQRVLDSTTATVVVAIVIALLVAAVLVVAADPASQRAAGYFFARPGDFLSAAWDAVYSTYSALFRGSIFDYEAEGARRIRPITETMVASVPLMLAGLGLAIGFRSGLFNIGAQGQVLVGGGAAAWVGMTLDLPVGVHVLVACVAAVALGGVWAGIAGFLKARTGASEVIVTIMLNSVAGYLAAYLLTTAVLRQPGSTRPISAPVQDTAVMPLLLGEQFRLHLGFLVAVAAAFGVWWLMERSTLGFRFRAVGANQDAARTAGIRVERMYVLVMLVAGGLAGLGGAMQILGTDRTFQASSAGAIGFDAITVALLGRSRPLGTALAALLFGALRAGSPLMQTAAGTPIDLVQVIQAVIVLLIAAPPLVRELSLAHRTAALFGYDRKKATA, encoded by the coding sequence GTGAGCGCCACCCAGGCCCCGCCCGAGCAGCCGGCGACGCCGGCCGCCCCCGCCCCCGCGCGGCAGAGCGCGCACGGCTACCTGCAGCGCGTCCTCGACTCGACCACCGCGACGGTCGTCGTCGCGATCGTCATCGCGCTGCTCGTCGCGGCCGTGCTCGTCGTCGCGGCCGACCCCGCGTCGCAGCGCGCGGCGGGGTACTTCTTCGCGCGCCCCGGCGACTTCCTGTCCGCCGCGTGGGACGCCGTCTACTCGACCTACTCCGCGCTCTTCCGCGGCTCGATCTTCGACTACGAGGCCGAGGGGGCCCGCCGCATCCGGCCGATCACCGAGACGATGGTCGCGTCCGTGCCGCTCATGCTCGCGGGCCTCGGGCTCGCGATCGGCTTCCGGTCCGGGCTGTTCAACATCGGCGCGCAGGGCCAGGTGCTCGTGGGCGGCGGTGCGGCGGCCTGGGTCGGCATGACGCTCGACCTGCCGGTCGGCGTGCACGTGCTCGTCGCGTGCGTCGCGGCGGTCGCCCTCGGTGGCGTGTGGGCCGGCATCGCCGGGTTCCTCAAGGCCCGCACCGGCGCGAGCGAGGTGATCGTCACGATCATGCTCAACTCCGTCGCGGGCTACCTCGCGGCGTACCTGCTGACGACCGCGGTGCTGCGCCAGCCCGGCTCGACCCGCCCGATCAGCGCGCCCGTGCAGGACACCGCGGTGATGCCGCTGCTGCTCGGCGAGCAGTTCCGGCTGCACCTCGGGTTCCTCGTGGCGGTCGCCGCGGCCTTCGGCGTGTGGTGGCTGATGGAGCGCTCGACGCTCGGCTTCCGGTTCCGCGCCGTCGGTGCGAACCAGGACGCGGCCCGCACGGCCGGCATCCGGGTCGAGCGCATGTACGTGCTCGTCATGCTGGTCGCCGGCGGCCTGGCCGGGCTCGGCGGGGCGATGCAGATCCTCGGCACGGACCGCACCTTCCAGGCGTCGAGCGCGGGCGCGATCGGCTTCGACGCGATCACGGTCGCCCTGCTGGGACGCTCCCGTCCGCTCGGCACCGCGCTGGCGGCGCTCCTGTTCGGCGCGCTGCGCGCCGGGTCGCCGCTCATGCAGACGGCGGCCGGCACCCCGATCGACCTGGTCCAGGTGATCCAGGCCGTGATCGTCCTCCTCATCGCGGCGCCGCCGCTCGTGCGCGAGCTCTCGCTGGCGCACCGCACCGCGGCGCTGTTCGGCTACGACAGGAAGAAGGCGACGGCGTGA